In a single window of the Flavobacterium sp. W4I14 genome:
- a CDS encoding two-component system LytT family sensor kinase (product_source=KO:K02478; cath_funfam=3.30.565.10; cog=COG2972; ko=KO:K02478; pfam=PF06580; superfamily=55874; transmembrane_helix_parts=Inside_1_6,TMhelix_7_26,Outside_27_45,TMhelix_46_68,Inside_69_72,TMhelix_73_95,Outside_96_117,TMhelix_118_140,Inside_141_347), which translates to MRLKIPTLIVCFFAFYLISHSAGWLNRADKNWDVATLTSNLVMDFASASFLVFLLDSIITYLLFYFLYPNKGIIVTLTLYLFVSIPIMIGLRFMVEEVILFHITGHHNYNMKYLTFRSYVLDNLYFTIYYNFVGIAFFGVQYERFKKFKEKELKLQARNAELSFLKSQINPHFLFNNLNTIYTLVYQHSTSALSAISKLSDLLRYMLYQKDEFVPLLKEIEYLHNFIDLQLMRYDYVPEKEIYIQADIDPSLKIIPLSLIPFVENAFKHGDLKDPHHPLTISLEVNRDMLIFKVGNQKSANKKDATGGIGLENIKKRLELLNPEKYNLLIDETSTHFYIELKMVING; encoded by the coding sequence ATGCGTCTTAAAATACCAACTCTTATCGTCTGCTTTTTTGCATTTTATTTGATTAGCCATAGTGCAGGATGGTTAAACCGTGCGGATAAAAACTGGGATGTGGCTACACTAACTAGCAACTTAGTGATGGACTTTGCAAGTGCTTCTTTCTTGGTATTTCTATTAGATAGCATCATAACCTATCTGCTGTTCTATTTTCTATATCCTAATAAGGGAATTATTGTTACCCTTACCCTATATCTATTCGTTAGTATTCCCATTATGATCGGACTGCGCTTTATGGTAGAGGAAGTGATTTTATTTCATATTACTGGGCATCATAATTATAACATGAAGTACTTAACATTTCGGTCTTATGTGTTGGACAACCTTTATTTTACCATCTATTATAATTTTGTGGGGATTGCCTTTTTTGGCGTGCAATATGAAAGATTTAAAAAGTTTAAAGAAAAAGAGCTGAAGCTTCAGGCTCGTAATGCAGAACTCTCCTTTCTCAAATCACAAATTAATCCGCACTTCCTGTTTAATAATCTCAACACAATTTATACCCTTGTTTATCAGCATTCAACCAGTGCTCTCTCTGCGATCAGCAAACTTTCTGATCTGTTACGGTACATGTTGTACCAAAAAGATGAATTTGTACCCTTACTAAAGGAGATTGAATATCTTCACAACTTTATTGACCTGCAGCTGATGAGGTATGATTATGTACCAGAAAAAGAGATTTATATTCAAGCCGATATTGATCCATCCTTGAAAATAATTCCCTTATCCCTTATTCCTTTTGTAGAGAATGCTTTTAAGCATGGGGACCTAAAAGATCCTCATCATCCGTTAACCATTAGTCTAGAAGTTAATCGAGATATGCTTATTTTTAAAGTGGGTAATCAAAAAAGTGCAAACAAAAAAGATGCAACAGGGGGAATTGGCTTAGAGAACATCAAAAAAAGACTAGAACTATTAAATCCTGAAAAATATAACCTGCTCATCGATGAGACTTCAACTCACTTCTATATTGAACTTAAAATGGTAATCAATGGCTGA
- a CDS encoding hypothetical protein (product_source=Hypo-rule applied; cath_funfam=2.170.130.10; cleavage_site_network=SignalP-noTM; pfam=PF14905; superfamily=49464,56935) gives MKHIYLLMIVGLCYFPTSAQQNAILRGKVLNENQEPIANATISLFSTTDQPILKLKTSGNGLFSFVKPIQKFYVNINYLGYVPFRINEFSGDSIIITLKNKGMQLNEVSISTTKPFIEQQLDKMVINVNGNAKAGVNAIDILKKVPGVVLKNNDELLVEGKGVTVMIDGKPTRLSGANLMSLLEGTISANISQFEIIYNPSAKYDAAGSDGLINIRTIKRERPGYDANISITGGHGWKFPNTSSAAGLNYKIGNTNFYGSYSFGLGEQYQEIQTNTYQSDLNQRLKDSSTYRSRYKSNNIRLGFDHSLNKTDVLGVLITGSHNSRNPNYLSDTETYEINQSKPTAFTLSNNLNTTTGRGINVNLNYKHVIDVKNQQEISFDTDAGIFDYHNQNTNNISIINFLNASENQAYSQNGLTKSEIYSFKGDYTKKLSKGLFETGFKLSNVKIENNFISLFGSDTQQARDMGSNDFLYRETILAAYANQKFALGKLSMLLGLRGEQTFTNGNSITLNKEVETQYFDLFPNATVGLKLENSSISLNYSKRIGRPLYNELNPFIMVATAFTTRSGNPNLSPSYTDNLRLAFTLKSNFAIATSYAYAKNVITDLRTRDAQTQVTNSFKTNLSSYRNVGVNASYSNKLFKILQLNYGLGISNSNYDFLYNAASENINQTTGYLSLGNNIEISPTLWAELFFYGQSRVTYGNNVNLPFSTTSLSFGKKVFQGKGSLNLNINDIFYTGITRSEANYGNIVYDLKSKYDSRNVRLNFSYRFGNSKIEIKKRSAGSEEEQRRNQ, from the coding sequence ATGAAACATATCTATCTATTAATGATTGTTGGTTTATGCTACTTTCCTACATCTGCACAGCAGAACGCAATTTTAAGGGGCAAAGTACTTAATGAAAACCAGGAACCAATTGCCAATGCCACCATCTCCTTATTTTCTACAACAGATCAGCCTATACTCAAATTAAAAACAAGCGGAAATGGTCTTTTCTCTTTTGTAAAGCCTATCCAGAAATTTTATGTCAACATCAATTATTTAGGATATGTTCCTTTTAGAATAAATGAATTTAGTGGCGACAGTATAATCATCACCTTAAAAAATAAAGGTATGCAACTGAATGAAGTTAGTATTAGCACCACTAAACCTTTTATTGAACAGCAATTAGACAAGATGGTTATTAATGTTAACGGTAATGCAAAAGCTGGTGTAAATGCAATAGATATTTTAAAGAAAGTACCTGGTGTTGTGCTCAAAAATAATGACGAGTTATTGGTAGAGGGAAAAGGTGTTACCGTAATGATTGATGGCAAACCAACCCGATTATCAGGAGCTAATCTAATGTCGTTATTAGAAGGCACTATTTCCGCTAATATTAGTCAATTCGAAATCATCTATAACCCTTCTGCAAAATATGATGCCGCCGGCTCCGATGGTTTAATCAACATCAGAACAATTAAACGAGAGAGGCCTGGATATGATGCCAACATTAGCATAACTGGCGGTCATGGCTGGAAATTTCCAAACACCAGTAGTGCAGCTGGTCTCAATTATAAAATAGGAAATACCAATTTTTATGGCTCGTATAGTTTTGGGTTAGGCGAACAATACCAAGAAATACAAACGAATACTTACCAAAGTGATCTTAACCAAAGATTGAAGGACTCCTCTACTTATAGAAGCAGGTACAAATCTAATAATATCCGTTTAGGCTTTGATCATTCTTTAAATAAAACCGATGTTTTAGGCGTACTCATAACTGGATCTCACAATAGCCGGAACCCTAATTATCTTTCTGATACAGAAACCTATGAGATAAATCAGTCCAAGCCAACAGCATTTACTTTATCTAATAACCTAAACACCACTACCGGAAGAGGTATAAATGTGAATTTGAACTATAAACATGTGATTGATGTCAAAAATCAGCAGGAGATTAGTTTTGATACCGATGCAGGTATTTTCGATTATCACAACCAAAATACGAACAATATCTCTATAATTAATTTCTTAAATGCAAGCGAAAACCAAGCTTACAGCCAAAATGGGCTTACAAAATCTGAAATTTATTCTTTTAAAGGTGATTATACCAAAAAGTTAAGCAAGGGCCTTTTCGAAACAGGTTTCAAACTCAGTAATGTAAAAATCGAAAACAATTTCATTTCCCTGTTTGGCAGTGATACGCAACAAGCCAGAGATATGGGGAGCAATGATTTTTTATATCGGGAAACCATCTTAGCAGCTTACGCAAATCAGAAGTTTGCTTTAGGTAAACTTTCGATGTTGCTAGGATTGAGAGGAGAGCAGACCTTTACTAATGGCAATTCCATTACTTTAAACAAGGAAGTAGAAACACAATATTTTGATCTTTTTCCAAATGCTACGGTTGGGCTAAAATTAGAAAACAGTTCAATCTCTTTAAACTATTCGAAAAGGATTGGAAGACCCCTGTACAATGAATTGAACCCATTTATAATGGTTGCAACTGCCTTTACTACCAGAAGTGGTAACCCGAACCTTAGTCCATCTTATACAGATAACCTCAGGCTAGCCTTTACCTTAAAAAGTAATTTTGCTATTGCTACTTCTTATGCTTATGCCAAAAATGTAATTACAGATCTGAGAACTAGAGACGCCCAGACCCAGGTGACAAATAGCTTTAAAACCAACCTAAGTTCTTATCGTAATGTTGGTGTTAATGCTTCTTATAGTAATAAACTCTTTAAAATTCTGCAGCTTAATTATGGTTTAGGCATTTCAAACAGTAACTATGATTTTTTATATAATGCTGCAAGTGAAAACATTAATCAAACTACTGGATATCTTTCATTGGGAAATAACATTGAGATTTCGCCAACGTTATGGGCCGAATTATTTTTTTATGGTCAATCTAGGGTAACTTATGGCAACAATGTAAACCTGCCATTTAGCACAACCAGTTTGAGCTTCGGAAAAAAGGTATTTCAGGGAAAGGGAAGCCTCAACTTGAATATCAATGATATTTTCTATACAGGGATTACCAGAAGTGAAGCTAATTATGGCAATATTGTTTATGATTTAAAAAGCAAATATGATAGCAGAAATGTTCGCTTGAACTTTTCTTACCGATTTGGAAATTCGAAAATCGAAATCAAAAAAAGAAGTGCAGGATCTGAGGAAGAGCAACGACGAAACCAATAG
- a CDS encoding hypothetical protein (product_source=Hypo-rule applied; cath_funfam=1.10.1370.10; superfamily=109604), whose amino-acid sequence MDTARELLLNSDIEATDYRIIKDQCNEKITRLEARLSDLNAENHAILDIKPIAEEAMNSLRLWDEFYEKADVEGKRYLVGMLYPEKLTFDGGMCRTPSMNLAAELIYQKNKELQIKKMGRKSLKETFVPFGGQ is encoded by the coding sequence ATGGACACTGCAAGGGAGCTTTTGTTAAATAGCGATATTGAAGCCACTGATTACAGAATAATAAAGGATCAATGTAATGAGAAAATAACTAGGTTGGAAGCAAGATTAAGTGATCTCAATGCAGAAAATCATGCTATTTTGGATATAAAGCCAATAGCCGAAGAAGCAATGAACAGCTTACGCTTATGGGACGAGTTTTATGAAAAAGCTGACGTAGAGGGTAAAAGATACCTAGTAGGGATGTTGTATCCAGAGAAACTGACCTTTGATGGAGGCATGTGTCGAACACCCTCAATGAATTTAGCAGCCGAACTCATCTACCAGAAGAACAAAGAGTTACAGATAAAAAAAATGGGACGAAAGTCTTTAAAAGAGACTTTCGTCCCATTTGGGGGTCAGTAA
- a CDS encoding two-component system LytT family response regulator (product_source=KO:K02477; cath_funfam=3.40.50.2300; cog=COG3279; ko=KO:K02477; pfam=PF00072,PF04397; smart=SM00448,SM00850; superfamily=52172) produces the protein MAKIFILEDEVEIREELIQLVSARTHDGIVGACGSVKEALLLIPSAAPDIILMDIELSDGHSFEILEHLPSTPFSVIFVTAYEHYALRAIKAGTLDYLLKPVKEKELYDALDKASLRPNVLHAVQKEILFDKQSTMLVLKTLNETYFVRHSDILYCKGDGGYTTFFLLDGREITTSTTLKEYETLLPEGLFLRIHKSFLICLNFIISYHHDGFVFLQGGIQVPVSTRKKDLLMQKMTINNA, from the coding sequence ATGGCTAAAATTTTTATCCTCGAAGACGAAGTAGAAATACGGGAAGAACTGATACAATTAGTTAGTGCGCGGACTCATGATGGTATCGTAGGGGCCTGCGGTTCGGTAAAAGAAGCATTACTACTCATTCCATCTGCGGCTCCGGATATTATATTGATGGATATAGAACTTTCTGATGGCCATAGTTTTGAGATATTGGAACACCTTCCTTCAACACCTTTTTCGGTAATTTTTGTAACTGCCTATGAGCATTATGCGCTACGTGCCATCAAGGCGGGGACATTGGATTATCTATTGAAGCCCGTAAAGGAAAAGGAATTGTATGATGCCCTCGATAAAGCCAGCTTGCGACCTAATGTCTTGCATGCGGTACAAAAGGAAATCCTCTTCGATAAGCAATCGACAATGTTGGTATTGAAAACCCTTAATGAAACGTATTTTGTGCGCCATTCCGATATTCTATATTGTAAGGGAGATGGTGGCTATACTACCTTCTTTTTACTTGATGGCAGAGAAATTACAACAAGTACAACACTCAAAGAATATGAAACCTTGTTGCCGGAAGGTTTGTTTCTGAGAATTCATAAATCTTTTCTGATTTGTCTAAACTTTATTATTTCGTATCATCATGATGGCTTTGTTTTTTTACAAGGTGGTATACAAGTGCCTGTATCTACCCGTAAGAAAGATTTATTAATGCAAAAAATGACAATTAATAATGCATAA
- a CDS encoding hypothetical protein (product_source=Hypo-rule applied; cath_funfam=3.30.565.10; pfam=PF06580; smart=SM01239; superfamily=48452,55874; transmembrane_helix_parts=Inside_1_6,TMhelix_7_29,Outside_30_392,TMhelix_393_415,Inside_416_637), translating to MHNKPLKIFYLISIWLIITLFISCGGPSSPRINQGQLLDSLFEQIKRSKQPKKAIPQLQQLIKENQTDSSILSRAYFYLSYCLLKNKQDSASFEVAQKALNILPLSEKNGAQAATNFYWMGYLEQKKAQYYAATYYYTQAAYLIDAGNLRLSFPKSSGFILLWASQLNSFNNRLDLSNRFARKMLFLLKKDTSMLAKDLSISANLLLSLGYLDKKGLANDSVRLYLNQATEIKKKTKLARIDYNYYISKAKIFYEGKELDSALYYQLKAYKADTSNAFMAYNNLLGIYVNKHQLSKARVAEREVTKRLSQFDADDYLMYLENKIAFAIVRGDNKKAQSSFEEYVQKKKEREENENRKAANEISSLYKTVQKDQQIGALNKNIDKITGQLELNRLWLAVIILFSGLLFAMILLLFLDRRRKDLITENKRVSDLNIKLELEQRLLRSQMDPHFIFNCLASIRALVRQEKTQETLTYLDHFSVLMREKLTEGKQRNIDLKSEVDFLENYLKLQQMRMPGKFDYVFELDNEVANMFDEIEIPAMLLQPFIENSILHGFKNISYKGHIHVSMAINNEVLKIIINDNGVGLDTTDKPPHTSRATQIVTERIQYLQTEGLGEASLSMNSQVDAPGTIVTLRIPV from the coding sequence ATGCATAATAAACCCTTGAAGATCTTCTACCTAATCTCTATTTGGCTAATCATTACCCTATTTATCAGCTGCGGGGGCCCTTCCTCTCCGCGAATAAATCAAGGCCAGTTACTGGATAGCTTATTTGAGCAGATAAAACGAAGTAAACAGCCTAAAAAAGCAATACCACAACTACAACAATTAATAAAAGAAAATCAAACGGATAGCTCCATACTTAGTCGGGCTTATTTTTACCTCAGCTATTGCTTACTTAAAAATAAACAAGATTCTGCTTCGTTTGAAGTGGCCCAAAAAGCTTTAAATATATTGCCTTTGTCGGAAAAGAATGGAGCCCAGGCAGCTACCAATTTCTATTGGATGGGCTATCTTGAGCAAAAAAAAGCGCAATATTATGCGGCAACTTATTACTACACACAAGCGGCATATCTTATTGATGCAGGCAATTTGAGGCTCAGTTTTCCAAAATCTTCCGGTTTTATTTTATTATGGGCATCACAACTAAACAGTTTCAATAACAGATTGGATTTATCTAATAGATTTGCCAGGAAAATGCTCTTTCTTTTGAAAAAAGATACCAGTATGTTGGCAAAAGACTTGTCTATATCCGCGAATTTATTGCTTTCACTGGGGTATTTAGATAAGAAAGGACTGGCTAATGACTCCGTTCGATTATATTTAAATCAGGCCACAGAAATAAAAAAGAAAACCAAACTTGCCCGTATAGATTACAATTATTATATATCAAAAGCAAAAATATTTTACGAGGGTAAAGAATTAGATTCTGCCCTTTACTATCAATTAAAAGCCTATAAAGCAGATACCTCCAATGCTTTTATGGCCTACAATAATCTATTGGGCATTTATGTAAACAAGCATCAATTGTCAAAAGCACGTGTGGCAGAGCGTGAAGTTACCAAGCGGTTAAGCCAATTTGATGCAGATGATTACCTGATGTATCTGGAAAATAAGATCGCGTTTGCTATCGTTCGTGGCGATAATAAAAAGGCACAATCGTCATTTGAAGAGTATGTTCAAAAAAAGAAAGAGAGAGAAGAAAATGAAAACCGAAAAGCAGCAAACGAAATATCTTCGCTCTATAAAACAGTACAAAAAGACCAACAAATTGGTGCATTAAATAAAAACATAGATAAGATAACGGGACAATTGGAGTTGAACAGGCTCTGGTTGGCGGTGATTATCCTTTTTTCAGGATTGCTATTTGCGATGATATTATTACTGTTTTTAGACCGAAGGAGAAAAGACCTCATTACCGAAAATAAGCGGGTTTCAGATCTTAATATCAAACTTGAATTGGAACAAAGGTTGTTGCGGAGCCAAATGGACCCTCATTTTATTTTCAATTGCTTAGCGAGTATTCGTGCTTTGGTTCGGCAAGAAAAAACTCAGGAGACACTCACTTACCTGGATCATTTTTCCGTTTTGATGCGAGAGAAACTAACGGAAGGTAAACAACGAAATATTGACTTGAAATCTGAAGTGGACTTTCTGGAAAACTATTTAAAGTTGCAGCAAATGAGGATGCCAGGCAAATTCGACTATGTATTTGAATTGGACAATGAGGTTGCCAATATGTTTGATGAAATAGAGATTCCGGCAATGTTGCTTCAGCCATTTATAGAGAATTCTATTTTACATGGATTTAAAAACATCAGTTATAAAGGTCATATACACGTGTCAATGGCCATTAACAATGAGGTTTTAAAGATCATCATTAACGACAATGGAGTTGGTTTGGATACCACTGATAAGCCGCCCCATACTTCGCGTGCCACCCAAATTGTAACAGAACGAATTCAGTATTTACAAACTGAAGGTCTAGGAGAGGCTAGCCTGTCGATGAATTCCCAGGTGGATGCTCCCGGTACAATTGTCACTTTACGGATTCCGGTTTAA
- a CDS encoding hypothetical protein (product_source=Hypo-rule applied; cleavage_site_network=SignalP-noTM; superfamily=53098; transmembrane_helix_parts=Inside_1_118,TMhelix_119_138,Outside_139_151) translates to MMKTIILTACIAFASLSLVSAKAKIPICLPCESIETVRELPTDSEIQKLAGQKVNLSYANKEYGIFGMSIWNSNGRFVLSDISNNMYFEIDPQVAKILKEKHDFDAKTAENPLSFWKKAGGKLVFLVIIALLIWASIPSKNKTKEVEPINI, encoded by the coding sequence ATGATGAAAACAATTATTTTAACTGCATGTATTGCGTTTGCAAGCCTAAGTTTAGTATCTGCAAAAGCAAAAATCCCTATTTGTCTTCCCTGCGAATCCATCGAAACTGTGCGGGAATTACCTACAGATTCTGAAATTCAAAAATTGGCCGGACAAAAAGTAAACCTATCTTATGCTAATAAAGAATATGGCATTTTTGGGATGTCTATTTGGAACAGTAATGGAAGATTTGTATTGAGTGACATTTCAAATAATATGTATTTTGAAATTGATCCCCAAGTAGCTAAAATATTAAAAGAGAAACATGATTTTGATGCGAAAACTGCAGAAAATCCTTTATCTTTTTGGAAAAAAGCAGGAGGAAAACTTGTTTTCTTAGTTATAATAGCATTACTAATTTGGGCAAGTATTCCTTCAAAAAACAAAACTAAAGAAGTAGAACCAATTAATATTTAA
- a CDS encoding hypothetical protein (product_source=Hypo-rule applied; transmembrane_helix_parts=Outside_1_3,TMhelix_4_21,Inside_22_232): MNPIFLIPAVLVIAGVCFMIYMNKKHQSAKSEIDLDFERNKYDVYKQELLAQDFPQIKQWMKGKSIDAYTSASVPQSTTNKVQGVISDGIKNVALSAIGVKLRRIETECFWVLSGSDLHFFSTNIVGELDEHMVFDNFRIEEATLRYGGILKSQLGVYLKSSEEYLPKTHIITFNIDGAPLSLEVHDRLNYVPDPTDILNMNKQLMTRVKYQIVGGKFVKILQDKFPNLQVA, translated from the coding sequence ATGAATCCAATATTCTTAATTCCTGCAGTATTAGTAATTGCCGGTGTGTGTTTTATGATCTACATGAACAAAAAACACCAATCAGCAAAATCAGAAATAGACTTAGATTTTGAAAGAAATAAATATGATGTTTACAAACAAGAGCTTTTAGCACAAGATTTCCCGCAAATAAAGCAATGGATGAAAGGAAAATCAATAGATGCCTATACCTCTGCATCTGTACCTCAATCTACAACAAATAAAGTTCAGGGTGTTATAAGTGACGGCATAAAAAACGTAGCACTCTCTGCAATTGGTGTAAAACTTAGACGAATAGAAACCGAATGCTTTTGGGTGTTAAGCGGTAGTGATTTACATTTTTTTAGCACCAATATTGTTGGCGAATTAGATGAACATATGGTTTTTGACAATTTCAGAATTGAAGAAGCAACGCTTCGGTATGGAGGTATATTAAAATCACAGTTAGGTGTTTACTTAAAGTCTTCGGAAGAGTATTTACCAAAAACACACATTATCACATTTAACATCGATGGTGCTCCTTTGTCACTTGAAGTTCATGACAGACTAAATTATGTACCAGACCCAACGGATATTTTAAACATGAACAAACAGTTAATGACAAGAGTTAAATATCAAATAGTGGGTGGAAAATTTGTGAAAATATTGCAAGACAAGTTCCCAAACCTCCAAGTAGCATAA
- a CDS encoding hypothetical protein (product_source=Hypo-rule applied; pfam=PF06889) codes for MSIFSKFINAFKNLRLNDKNVVIGLQLDHLLISSMYAEQQSAYLNSYETGLDKGTLKTILEDYWEIFDKDDAIEVLSDLQNRNQDEYLDIVYNAFENRENYVAILKSNLPDDDDVFKHYMGIYRKLSNAVPELVEQHVFQDFSAIKNVRDTAWNYGRGAFLSRCCYEEGHISEVELIEYLQKSHTGLRDYCRTWKEYTTSYIFGRAIWGGSNNDGMIQIADDLLNSEKSPLKNKIYL; via the coding sequence ATGAGCATATTTTCGAAATTTATTAACGCCTTTAAGAATCTAAGACTAAACGATAAAAATGTAGTAATTGGCCTGCAATTAGATCATCTACTAATTAGTTCAATGTATGCAGAACAACAATCTGCCTATCTTAACTCTTACGAAACGGGGCTTGATAAAGGCACATTGAAAACAATTCTAGAGGATTATTGGGAGATATTTGACAAAGATGATGCAATTGAAGTTCTTTCAGATCTGCAAAACAGAAATCAAGACGAGTATTTAGATATTGTGTATAATGCCTTTGAGAATAGGGAAAACTATGTAGCTATTTTAAAATCTAATCTACCGGATGATGACGACGTTTTTAAACACTATATGGGAATATATCGAAAATTAAGCAATGCTGTACCTGAGCTTGTAGAACAGCATGTATTTCAGGATTTCTCAGCTATTAAGAATGTAAGAGATACTGCCTGGAATTATGGAAGAGGTGCATTTTTATCACGCTGTTGTTATGAAGAAGGCCATATTTCTGAAGTAGAACTGATTGAATACTTACAGAAATCACATACAGGGCTAAGAGACTATTGCAGAACCTGGAAAGAATACACAACCAGTTATATTTTCGGAAGAGCAATTTGGGGTGGTTCAAACAACGATGGAATGATACAGATTGCAGACGATCTGCTGAATAGTGAAAAAAGCCCATTGAAAAACAAGATCTATTTGTAA
- a CDS encoding hypothetical protein (product_source=Hypo-rule applied; cath_funfam=2.130.10.130; superfamily=50965): protein MKFRLLILCLVILGCETKRMETVNKKFSIGNINNYKENDTAFISLKRNMETDEIECGENNCLINIEFTENIPKISIDQSLGIYISKTGDLNDDKANEIIIFSRTNEGCWNNISVWSFKGRKWNEMAKTRAFISENLDFENRITKEDGNYYLIGENQWEEDENGDFKKIKVKI, encoded by the coding sequence ATGAAATTTAGGCTTTTAATTTTGTGCTTAGTGATCCTTGGCTGTGAAACAAAAAGAATGGAAACAGTAAATAAAAAGTTTTCTATTGGCAACATAAATAATTACAAAGAAAATGACACTGCATTTATAAGTTTGAAACGGAATATGGAAACCGATGAAATTGAATGCGGGGAAAATAATTGTTTGATAAATATTGAATTTACAGAGAACATCCCCAAAATAAGTATTGACCAAAGTTTGGGGATTTATATTTCTAAAACGGGAGATTTAAATGACGATAAAGCAAATGAAATAATAATTTTTTCTCGAACCAATGAAGGTTGCTGGAATAATATTTCAGTCTGGTCGTTTAAAGGCAGAAAGTGGAATGAAATGGCAAAAACTAGAGCATTTATATCAGAAAATCTAGATTTTGAAAATAGGATAACTAAAGAAGATGGCAACTATTATTTAATTGGAGAAAACCAATGGGAGGAAGATGAAAACGGAGATTTTAAAAAAATAAAGGTCAAAATATAA